From Glycine max cultivar Williams 82 chromosome 11, Glycine_max_v4.0, whole genome shotgun sequence, the proteins below share one genomic window:
- the LOC100799905 gene encoding LOW QUALITY PROTEIN: glucan endo-1,3-beta-glucosidase (The sequence of the model RefSeq protein was modified relative to this genomic sequence to represent the inferred CDS: inserted 2 bases in 1 codon; substituted 1 base at 1 genomic stop codon): MSVIXLLLGILSSTGVVEFTGAQFQSVGVCYGGKGNNLPKMQAVVDLYKSNRIDKIRLYHPDEGALQALRGSNIEVILGVPNDQLQSLINVANATNWVNKYVKAYSQNVKFKYIAVGNEXSLAGSVLPALENIQNAISAANLQCQVKVSTAIDTTLLGYSYPPNVAVFSSSASSYIRPIVNFLARNGAPLLANVYPYFAYVNDQQSISLDYALFTEHGNNEAGYQNLFDALLDSLYAALEKVGAPNVTVVVSESGWPSEGGAVAATVQNAGTYYRNLISHAKGGTPKRPNGPIEIYLYAMFDENQKQGQEIQQHFGLFRLDKSPVPTFEIMRPNPKFKLNF, encoded by the exons ATGTCTGTCATATAGCTGCTTCTTGGAATATTATCTTCCACTGGAGTAGTAGAATTTACag GGGCACAATTCCAATCCGTGGGTGTGTGTTATGGAGGAAAAGGAAACAACCTACCAAAAATGCAAGCAGTGGTGGATTTATACAAATCAAACCGAATTGACAAAATCCGTTTATACCATCCAGACGAAGGAGCCCTTCAAGCCCTCAGAGGTTCAAACATAGAGGTGATCCTCGGTGTCCCTAATGACCAACTTCAATCTCTCATCAATGTTGCAAATGCCACAAATTGGGTCAACAAGTACGTGAAAGCATACTCACAAAACGTGAAATTCAAGTACATTGCAGTTGGTAACGA TTCTTTAGCAGGGTCTGTACTTCCAGCACTTGAAAACATTCAGAACGCAATTTCTGCCGCCAATTTACAATGCCAAGTCAAGGTGTCAACAGCAATAGACACCACTTTACTTGGCTACTCTTACCCACCAAACGTTGCCGTTTTCAGCAGTAGTGCAAGTTCATACATAAGACCAATTGTAAACTTTTTAGCTAGAAATGGAGCTCCACTTCTCGCAAACGTGTACCCTTACTTCGCCTATGTTAACGACCAACAAAGCATTAGTCTTGACTATGCCTTGTTTACTGAACATGGTAACAACGAGGCTGGGTACCAAAACCTGTTTGATGCATTGTTGGATTCTCTATACGCTGCTCTTGAGAAAGTAGGGGCACCCAATGTGACGGTTGTTGTGTCTGAGAGTGGGTGGCCATCTGAAGGTGGAGCAGTAGCAGCCACTGTTCAAAACGCAGGAACCTATTACCGCAACTTGATTAGCCATGCCAAGGGTGGAACCCCAAAGAGGCCTAATGGTCCCATAGAGATTTATCTCTATGCCATGTTTGATGAAAACCAGAAGCAGGGTCAAGAAATTCAGCAACACTTCGGTCTCTTCAGACTTGACAAATCACCTGTGCCGACTTTCGAAATTATGAGGCCCAACCCCAAATTtaagcttaatttttaa